A section of the Syntrophorhabdaceae bacterium genome encodes:
- a CDS encoding phosphatidate cytidylyltransferase: MSELSKRVLAGICLAPPIVGILYFFPPKWFLLFMATVSACALIELVRMTGGKEKYFLALLALVAFIPLYRQSYVAYGLWLLFSPALYLFAVSLRRRGEKEKINAEIMTAINTLIIGQLFIVLPLFYFGLLKGLNTFFPLILLLAIWASDTGAYVAGKNFGKRPLAPLISPKKTVEGLFGAMVGSMLILSLSSRLLGFGIFEAIGMGAVIGVLGQTGDIFESIWKRVSNVKDSSSLIPGHGGILDRIDSFIFTAPLFYHYLSGLKI, encoded by the coding sequence GTGAGCGAACTATCCAAAAGGGTGCTGGCCGGAATATGTCTCGCTCCCCCCATTGTAGGCATCCTCTATTTCTTTCCCCCCAAGTGGTTCCTGCTCTTTATGGCAACGGTCTCGGCCTGTGCCCTCATCGAGCTGGTGCGCATGACGGGAGGGAAGGAGAAATATTTTCTCGCCCTCCTTGCCTTGGTCGCCTTTATCCCCCTCTACCGTCAATCTTACGTCGCCTATGGGCTCTGGCTCCTGTTTTCTCCCGCCCTCTACCTCTTCGCCGTCTCCCTCAGGCGACGGGGTGAAAAGGAAAAGATCAATGCCGAGATCATGACGGCCATAAACACCCTCATTATCGGCCAGCTTTTTATCGTCCTCCCCCTCTTCTATTTCGGCCTGCTCAAGGGCCTGAATACTTTCTTCCCCCTCATCCTCCTTCTCGCCATCTGGGCGAGCGATACGGGGGCATATGTGGCGGGAAAGAATTTCGGCAAGAGGCCTCTGGCGCCGCTCATCAGCCCCAAAAAGACCGTGGAAGGCCTTTTCGGCGCGATGGTGGGAAGCATGCTCATCCTGTCCCTTTCGAGCAGGCTCCTGGGGTTCGGTATTTTCGAGGCGATCGGAATGGGAGCGGTGATAGGCGTTCTCGGACAAACGGGCGACATCTTTGAATCCATCTGGAAAAGGGTAAGCAACGTGAAAGACTCCTCATCCCTCATTCCCGGTCATGGCGGCATTCTCGACC